The Symphalangus syndactylus isolate Jambi chromosome 23, NHGRI_mSymSyn1-v2.1_pri, whole genome shotgun sequence genome has a window encoding:
- the MEA1 gene encoding male-enhanced antigen 1 isoform X1, with translation MCKYVSRPRRPLAPARMATVVLGGDTMGPERIFPNQTEEVGPHQGPSEGTGDWSSEEPEEEQEETGSGPAGYSYQPLNQDPEQEEVELAPVGDGDVVADIQDRIQALGLHLPDPPLESEDEDEEGATALNNHSSIPMDPEHVELVKRTMAGVSLPAPGVPAWAREISDAQWEDVVQKALQARQASPAWK, from the exons ATGTGCAAATATGTGTCAAGACCGAGGAGGCCACTGG cccctgcccggatGGCAACAGTAGTTCTAGGAGGAGACACCATGGGCCCTGAGCGTATCTTCCCCAATCAGACTGAGGAAGTGGGACCACATCAGGGCCCTTCAGAAGGCACTGGGGATTGGAGCAGTGAGGAGCCTGAGGAAGAGCAGGAGGAAACGGGGTCAGGCCCAGCTGGCTACTCGTACCAGCCCCTGAACCAAGATCCTGAACAAGAGGAGGTGGAACTGGCACCAGTGGGGGATGGAGATGTAGTTGCTGACATCCAGGATCGAATCCAG GCCCTGGGGCTTCATTTGCCAGACCCACCATTAGAGAgtgaagatgaagatgaggagGGAGCTACAGCATTGAACAACCACAGCTCTATTCCCATGGACCCAG AACATGTAGAGCTGGTGAAGAGGACGATGGCTGGAGTAAGCCTGCCTGCGCCAGGGGTTCCTGCCTGGGCTCGGGAGATATCGGATGCCCAGTGGGAAGATGTGGTACAGAAAGCCCTCCAAGCCCGGCAGGCATCCCCTGCCTGGAAGTGA
- the KLHDC3 gene encoding kelch domain-containing protein 3 isoform X2 translates to MLRWTVHLEGGPRRVNHAAVAVGHRVYSFGGYCSGEDYETLRQIDVHIFNADTHKWFTPRVSGTVPGARDGHSACVLGKIMYIFGGYEQQADCFSNDIHKLDTSTMTWTLICTKGNPARWRDFHSATMLGSHMYVFGGRADRFGPFHSNNEIYCNRIRVFDTRTEAWLDCPPTPVLPEGRRSHSAFGYNGELYIFGGYNARLNRHFHDLWKFNPGSFTWKKIEPKGKGPCPRRRQCCCIVGDKIVLFGGTSPSPEEGLGDEFDLIDHSDLHILDFSPSLKTLCKLAVIQYNLDQSCLPHDIRWELNAMTTNSNISRPIVSSHG, encoded by the exons ATGTTACGGTGGACAGTGCACCTGGAGGGCGGGCCCCGCAGGGTGAACCATGCTGCAGTGGCTGTCGGGCATCGGGTATACTCCTTCGGGGGTTACTGCTCTGGTGAAGACTATGAGACACTGCGTCAGATAGATGTGCACATTTTCAATGCAG ATACTCACAAGTGGTTCACACCCCGAGTGTCAGGGACAGTTCCTGGGGCCCGGGATGGACATTCAGCCTGTGTCCTAGGCAAGATCATGTACATTTTCGGGGGCTACGAGCAGCAG GCGGATTGCTTTTCCAATGACATTCACAAGCTAGATACCAGCACCATGACGTGGACTCTTATCTGTACAAAG GGCAATCCTGCACGCTGGAGGGACTTTCACTCAGCCACAATGCTGGGAAGTCACATGTATGTCTTTGGGGGCCGTGCTGACCGCTTTGGGCCATTCCATTCCAACAATGAGATTTACTGCAACCGCATTCGAGTCTTTGACACCAGAACTGAGGCTTGGCTGGACTGTCCCCCGACTCCAGTGCTGCCTGAGGGGCGCCGGAGCCACTCGGCCT tTGGCTACAATGGGGAGCTGTACATCTTTGGTGGCTATAATGCAAGGCTGAACCGGCACTTCCACGACCTCTGGAAGTTTAATCCTG GGTCCTTTACCTGGAAAAAGATTGAACCGAAGGGGAAGGGGCCATGTCCCCGCCGGCGCCAGTGCTGCTGTATTGTTGGTGACAAGATTGTCCTCTTTGGGGGTACCAG TCCATCTCCTGAGGAAGGCCTAGGAGATGAATTTGACCTTATAGATCATTCTGACTTACATATTTTGGACTTTA GCCCTAGTCTGAAGACTCTGTGCAAACTGGCCGTGATTCAATATAACCTAGACCAGTCCTGTTTGCCTCATGATATCAG GTGGGAGCTGAATGCCATGACCACCAACAGCAATATCAGTCGCCCCATCGTGTCCTCCCATGGGTAG
- the MEA1 gene encoding male-enhanced antigen 1 isoform X3 gives MATVVLGGDTMGPERIFPNQTEEVGPHQGPSEGTGDWSSEEPEEEQEETGSGPAGYSYQPLNQDPEQEEVELAPVGDGDVVADIQDRIQALGLHLPDPPLESEDEDEEGATALNNHSSIPMDPEHVELVKRTMAGVSLPAPGVPAWAREISDAQWEDVVQKALQARQASPAWK, from the exons atGGCAACAGTAGTTCTAGGAGGAGACACCATGGGCCCTGAGCGTATCTTCCCCAATCAGACTGAGGAAGTGGGACCACATCAGGGCCCTTCAGAAGGCACTGGGGATTGGAGCAGTGAGGAGCCTGAGGAAGAGCAGGAGGAAACGGGGTCAGGCCCAGCTGGCTACTCGTACCAGCCCCTGAACCAAGATCCTGAACAAGAGGAGGTGGAACTGGCACCAGTGGGGGATGGAGATGTAGTTGCTGACATCCAGGATCGAATCCAG GCCCTGGGGCTTCATTTGCCAGACCCACCATTAGAGAgtgaagatgaagatgaggagGGAGCTACAGCATTGAACAACCACAGCTCTATTCCCATGGACCCAG AACATGTAGAGCTGGTGAAGAGGACGATGGCTGGAGTAAGCCTGCCTGCGCCAGGGGTTCCTGCCTGGGCTCGGGAGATATCGGATGCCCAGTGGGAAGATGTGGTACAGAAAGCCCTCCAAGCCCGGCAGGCATCCCCTGCCTGGAAGTGA
- the PPP2R5D gene encoding serine/threonine-protein phosphatase 2A 56 kDa regulatory subunit delta isoform isoform X2, with translation MPYKLKKEKEPPKVAKCTAKPSSSGKDGGGENTEEPQPQAQSQPPSSNKRPSNSTPPPTQLSKIKYSGGPQIVKKERRQSSSRFNLSKNRELQKLPALKDSPTQEREELFIQKLRQCCVLFDFVSDPLSDLKFKEVKRAGLNEMVEYITHSRDVVTEAIYPEAVTMFSVNLFRTLPPSSNPTGAEFDPEEDEPTLEAAWPHLQLVYEFFLRFLESPDFQPNIAKKYIDQKFVLALLDLFDSEDPRERDFLKTILHRIYGKFLGLRAYIRRQINHIFYRFIYETEHHNGIAELLEILGSIINGFALPLKEEHKMFLIRVLLPLHKVKSLSVYHPQLAYCVVQFLEKESSLTEPVIVGLLKFWPKTHSPKEVMFLNELEEILDVIEPSEFSKVMEPLFRQLAKCVSSPHFQVAERALYYWNNEYIMSLISDNAARVLPIMFPALYRNSKSHWNKTIHGLIYNALKLFMEMNQKLFDDCTQQYKAEKQKGRFRMKEREEMWQKIEELARLNPQYPMFRAPPPLPPVYSMETETPTAEDIQLLKRTVETEAVQMLKDIKKEKVLLRRKSELPQDVYTIKALEAHKRAEEFLTASQEAL, from the exons ccccagccccaagcCCAGTCTCAGCCACCGTCGTCCAACAAGCGTCCCAGCAATAGCACGCCGCCCCCCACGCAGCTCAGCAAAATCAAGTACTCAGGGGGGCCCCAGATTGTCAAGAAGGAGCGACGGCAAAGCTCCTCCCGCTTCAACCTCAGCAAGAATCGGGAGCTGCAGAAGCTTCCTGCCCTGAAAG ATTCACCAACCCAGGAGCGGGAGGAGCTGTTTATCCAGAAGCTACGCCAGTGCTGTGTCCTCTTTGACTTCGTGTCAGACCCACTCAGTGACCTCAAATTCAAGGAGGTGAAGCGGGCAGGACTCAACGAGATGGTGGAGTACATCACCCATAGCCGTGATGTTGTCACCGAGGCCATTTACCCTGAGGCTGTCACCATG TTTTCAGTGAACCTCTTCCGGACGCTGCCACCTTCGTCGAATCCCACAGGGGCTGAGTTTGACCCAGAGGAAGATGAGCCCACCCTGGAAGCTGCTTGGCCACATCTCCAG CTCGTGTATGAGTTCTTCTTACGTTTCCTTGAGTCTCCTGATTTCCAGCCAAACATAGCCAAGAAGTACATCGACCAGAAGTTTGTACTTGCT CTCCTAGACCTATTTGACAGTGAGGATCCTCGAGAGCGGGACTTCCTCAAGACCATTTTGCATCGCATCTATGGCAAGTTTTTGGGGCTCCGGGCTTATATCCGTAGGCAGATCAACCACATCTTCTACAG GTTCATCTATGAGACGGAGCATCACAACGGGATTGCTGAGCTCCTGGAGATCCTGGGGAG CATCATCAATGGCTTTGCCCTGCCCCTTAAAGAAGAGCACAAGATGTTCCTCATCCGtgtcctgcttccccttcacaaGGTCAAGTCCCTGAGTGTCTACCACCCTCAG CTGGCATACTGTGTGGTACAATTCCTGGAGAAGGAGAGCAGTCTGACTGAGCCG gtaattgtgggacttctcaAGTTTTGGCCCAAGACCCACAGCCCCAAGGAGGTGATGTTCTTGAATGAGCTGGAGGAGATTCTGGACGTCATTGAACCTTCCGAGTTCAGCAAAGTGATGGAACCCCTCTTCCGCCAGCTGGCCAAGTGTGTCTCTAGCCCCCATTTCCAG GTGGCAGAGCGTGCTCTCTATTACTGGAACAATGAGTACATCATGAGCCTGATAAGTGACAATGCTGCCCGAGTCCTCCCCATCATGTTCCCTGCACTCTACAGGAACTCCAAGAGCCACTGGAACAA GACAATCCATGGACTGATCTACAATGCCCTGAAGCTGTTTATGGAAATGAATCAGAAGCTGTTTGATGACTGCACACAACAATACAAGGCAGAGAAGCAGAA GGGCCGGTTCCGaatgaaggaaagggaagagatgtGGCAAAAGATTGAGGAGCTGGCCCGGCTCAACCCCCAG TATCCCATGTTCCGAGCCCCTCCACCACTGCCCCCTGTGTACTCGATGGAGACAGAGACCCCCACAGCTGAGGACATCCAGCTTCTGAAGAggactgtggagactgaggctgtTCAG ATGCTAAAAGACATCAAGAAGGAGAAAGTGCTGCTGAGGAGGAAGTCGGAGCTGCCCCAGGACGTGTACACCATCAAGGCACTGGAGGCGCACAAGCGGGCGGAAGAGTTCCTAACTGCCAGCCAGGAGGCTCTCTGA
- the PPP2R5D gene encoding serine/threonine-protein phosphatase 2A 56 kDa regulatory subunit delta isoform isoform X5 encodes MPYKLKKEKEPPKVAKCTAKPSSSGKDGGGENTEEAQPQPQPQPQPQAQSQPPSSNKRPSNSTPPPTQLSKIKYSGGPQIVKKERRQSSSRFNLSKNRELQKLPALKDSPTQEREELFIQKLRQCCVLFDFVSDPLSDLKFKEVKRAGLNEMVEYITHSRDVVTEAIYPEAVTMFSVNLFRTLPPSSNPTGAEFDPEEDEPTLEAAWPHLQLVYEFFLRFLESPDFQPNIAKKYIDQKFVLALLDLFDSEDPRERDFLKTILHRIYGKFLGLRAYIRRQINHIFYRFIYETEHHNGIAELLEILGSIINGFALPLKEEHKMFLIRVLLPLHKVKSLSVYHPQLAYCVVQFLEKESSLTEPVIVGLLKFWPKTHSPKEVMFLNELEEILDVIEPSEFSKVMEPLFRQLAKCVSSPHFQVAERALYYWNNEYIMSLISDNAARVLPIMFPALYRNSKSHWNKTIHGLIYNALKLFMEMNQKLFDDCTQQYKAEKQKGRFRMKEREEMWQKIEELARLNPQMLKDIKKEKVLLRRKSELPQDVYTIKALEAHKRAEEFLTASQEAL; translated from the exons GCCCAGccgcagccccagccccagccccagccccaagcCCAGTCTCAGCCACCGTCGTCCAACAAGCGTCCCAGCAATAGCACGCCGCCCCCCACGCAGCTCAGCAAAATCAAGTACTCAGGGGGGCCCCAGATTGTCAAGAAGGAGCGACGGCAAAGCTCCTCCCGCTTCAACCTCAGCAAGAATCGGGAGCTGCAGAAGCTTCCTGCCCTGAAAG ATTCACCAACCCAGGAGCGGGAGGAGCTGTTTATCCAGAAGCTACGCCAGTGCTGTGTCCTCTTTGACTTCGTGTCAGACCCACTCAGTGACCTCAAATTCAAGGAGGTGAAGCGGGCAGGACTCAACGAGATGGTGGAGTACATCACCCATAGCCGTGATGTTGTCACCGAGGCCATTTACCCTGAGGCTGTCACCATG TTTTCAGTGAACCTCTTCCGGACGCTGCCACCTTCGTCGAATCCCACAGGGGCTGAGTTTGACCCAGAGGAAGATGAGCCCACCCTGGAAGCTGCTTGGCCACATCTCCAG CTCGTGTATGAGTTCTTCTTACGTTTCCTTGAGTCTCCTGATTTCCAGCCAAACATAGCCAAGAAGTACATCGACCAGAAGTTTGTACTTGCT CTCCTAGACCTATTTGACAGTGAGGATCCTCGAGAGCGGGACTTCCTCAAGACCATTTTGCATCGCATCTATGGCAAGTTTTTGGGGCTCCGGGCTTATATCCGTAGGCAGATCAACCACATCTTCTACAG GTTCATCTATGAGACGGAGCATCACAACGGGATTGCTGAGCTCCTGGAGATCCTGGGGAG CATCATCAATGGCTTTGCCCTGCCCCTTAAAGAAGAGCACAAGATGTTCCTCATCCGtgtcctgcttccccttcacaaGGTCAAGTCCCTGAGTGTCTACCACCCTCAG CTGGCATACTGTGTGGTACAATTCCTGGAGAAGGAGAGCAGTCTGACTGAGCCG gtaattgtgggacttctcaAGTTTTGGCCCAAGACCCACAGCCCCAAGGAGGTGATGTTCTTGAATGAGCTGGAGGAGATTCTGGACGTCATTGAACCTTCCGAGTTCAGCAAAGTGATGGAACCCCTCTTCCGCCAGCTGGCCAAGTGTGTCTCTAGCCCCCATTTCCAG GTGGCAGAGCGTGCTCTCTATTACTGGAACAATGAGTACATCATGAGCCTGATAAGTGACAATGCTGCCCGAGTCCTCCCCATCATGTTCCCTGCACTCTACAGGAACTCCAAGAGCCACTGGAACAA GACAATCCATGGACTGATCTACAATGCCCTGAAGCTGTTTATGGAAATGAATCAGAAGCTGTTTGATGACTGCACACAACAATACAAGGCAGAGAAGCAGAA GGGCCGGTTCCGaatgaaggaaagggaagagatgtGGCAAAAGATTGAGGAGCTGGCCCGGCTCAACCCCCAG ATGCTAAAAGACATCAAGAAGGAGAAAGTGCTGCTGAGGAGGAAGTCGGAGCTGCCCCAGGACGTGTACACCATCAAGGCACTGGAGGCGCACAAGCGGGCGGAAGAGTTCCTAACTGCCAGCCAGGAGGCTCTCTGA
- the MEA1 gene encoding male-enhanced antigen 1 isoform X2 — protein MGPEGHLSGAPARMATVVLGGDTMGPERIFPNQTEEVGPHQGPSEGTGDWSSEEPEEEQEETGSGPAGYSYQPLNQDPEQEEVELAPVGDGDVVADIQDRIQALGLHLPDPPLESEDEDEEGATALNNHSSIPMDPEHVELVKRTMAGVSLPAPGVPAWAREISDAQWEDVVQKALQARQASPAWK, from the exons ATGGGGCCTGAAGGGCATCTGTCAGGCG cccctgcccggatGGCAACAGTAGTTCTAGGAGGAGACACCATGGGCCCTGAGCGTATCTTCCCCAATCAGACTGAGGAAGTGGGACCACATCAGGGCCCTTCAGAAGGCACTGGGGATTGGAGCAGTGAGGAGCCTGAGGAAGAGCAGGAGGAAACGGGGTCAGGCCCAGCTGGCTACTCGTACCAGCCCCTGAACCAAGATCCTGAACAAGAGGAGGTGGAACTGGCACCAGTGGGGGATGGAGATGTAGTTGCTGACATCCAGGATCGAATCCAG GCCCTGGGGCTTCATTTGCCAGACCCACCATTAGAGAgtgaagatgaagatgaggagGGAGCTACAGCATTGAACAACCACAGCTCTATTCCCATGGACCCAG AACATGTAGAGCTGGTGAAGAGGACGATGGCTGGAGTAAGCCTGCCTGCGCCAGGGGTTCCTGCCTGGGCTCGGGAGATATCGGATGCCCAGTGGGAAGATGTGGTACAGAAAGCCCTCCAAGCCCGGCAGGCATCCCCTGCCTGGAAGTGA
- the PPP2R5D gene encoding serine/threonine-protein phosphatase 2A 56 kDa regulatory subunit delta isoform isoform X3, whose translation MPYKLKKEKEPPKVAKCTAKPSSSGKDGGGENTEEAQPQPQPQPQPQAQSQPPSSNKRPSNSTPPPTQLSKIKYSGGPQIVKKERRQSSSRFNLSKNRELQKLPALKDSPTQEREELFIQKLRQCCVLFDFVSDPLSDLKFKEVKRAGLNEMVEYITHSRDVVTEAIYPEAVTMFSVNLFRTLPPSSNPTGAEFDPEEDEPTLEAAWPHLQLVYEFFLRFLESPDFQPNIAKKYIDQKFVLALLDLFDSEDPRERDFLKTILHRIYGKFLGLRAYIRRQINHIFYRFIYETEHHNGIAELLEILGSIINGFALPLKEEHKMFLIRVLLPLHKVKSLSVYHPQVIVGLLKFWPKTHSPKEVMFLNELEEILDVIEPSEFSKVMEPLFRQLAKCVSSPHFQVAERALYYWNNEYIMSLISDNAARVLPIMFPALYRNSKSHWNKTIHGLIYNALKLFMEMNQKLFDDCTQQYKAEKQKGRFRMKEREEMWQKIEELARLNPQYPMFRAPPPLPPVYSMETETPTAEDIQLLKRTVETEAVQMLKDIKKEKVLLRRKSELPQDVYTIKALEAHKRAEEFLTASQEAL comes from the exons GCCCAGccgcagccccagccccagccccagccccaagcCCAGTCTCAGCCACCGTCGTCCAACAAGCGTCCCAGCAATAGCACGCCGCCCCCCACGCAGCTCAGCAAAATCAAGTACTCAGGGGGGCCCCAGATTGTCAAGAAGGAGCGACGGCAAAGCTCCTCCCGCTTCAACCTCAGCAAGAATCGGGAGCTGCAGAAGCTTCCTGCCCTGAAAG ATTCACCAACCCAGGAGCGGGAGGAGCTGTTTATCCAGAAGCTACGCCAGTGCTGTGTCCTCTTTGACTTCGTGTCAGACCCACTCAGTGACCTCAAATTCAAGGAGGTGAAGCGGGCAGGACTCAACGAGATGGTGGAGTACATCACCCATAGCCGTGATGTTGTCACCGAGGCCATTTACCCTGAGGCTGTCACCATG TTTTCAGTGAACCTCTTCCGGACGCTGCCACCTTCGTCGAATCCCACAGGGGCTGAGTTTGACCCAGAGGAAGATGAGCCCACCCTGGAAGCTGCTTGGCCACATCTCCAG CTCGTGTATGAGTTCTTCTTACGTTTCCTTGAGTCTCCTGATTTCCAGCCAAACATAGCCAAGAAGTACATCGACCAGAAGTTTGTACTTGCT CTCCTAGACCTATTTGACAGTGAGGATCCTCGAGAGCGGGACTTCCTCAAGACCATTTTGCATCGCATCTATGGCAAGTTTTTGGGGCTCCGGGCTTATATCCGTAGGCAGATCAACCACATCTTCTACAG GTTCATCTATGAGACGGAGCATCACAACGGGATTGCTGAGCTCCTGGAGATCCTGGGGAG CATCATCAATGGCTTTGCCCTGCCCCTTAAAGAAGAGCACAAGATGTTCCTCATCCGtgtcctgcttccccttcacaaGGTCAAGTCCCTGAGTGTCTACCACCCTCAG gtaattgtgggacttctcaAGTTTTGGCCCAAGACCCACAGCCCCAAGGAGGTGATGTTCTTGAATGAGCTGGAGGAGATTCTGGACGTCATTGAACCTTCCGAGTTCAGCAAAGTGATGGAACCCCTCTTCCGCCAGCTGGCCAAGTGTGTCTCTAGCCCCCATTTCCAG GTGGCAGAGCGTGCTCTCTATTACTGGAACAATGAGTACATCATGAGCCTGATAAGTGACAATGCTGCCCGAGTCCTCCCCATCATGTTCCCTGCACTCTACAGGAACTCCAAGAGCCACTGGAACAA GACAATCCATGGACTGATCTACAATGCCCTGAAGCTGTTTATGGAAATGAATCAGAAGCTGTTTGATGACTGCACACAACAATACAAGGCAGAGAAGCAGAA GGGCCGGTTCCGaatgaaggaaagggaagagatgtGGCAAAAGATTGAGGAGCTGGCCCGGCTCAACCCCCAG TATCCCATGTTCCGAGCCCCTCCACCACTGCCCCCTGTGTACTCGATGGAGACAGAGACCCCCACAGCTGAGGACATCCAGCTTCTGAAGAggactgtggagactgaggctgtTCAG ATGCTAAAAGACATCAAGAAGGAGAAAGTGCTGCTGAGGAGGAAGTCGGAGCTGCCCCAGGACGTGTACACCATCAAGGCACTGGAGGCGCACAAGCGGGCGGAAGAGTTCCTAACTGCCAGCCAGGAGGCTCTCTGA
- the PPP2R5D gene encoding serine/threonine-protein phosphatase 2A 56 kDa regulatory subunit delta isoform isoform X4 — translation MPYKLKKEKEPPKVAKCTAKPSSSGKDGGGENTEEAQPQPQPQPQPQAQSQPPSSNKRPSNSTPPPTQLSKIKYSGGPQIEREELFIQKLRQCCVLFDFVSDPLSDLKFKEVKRAGLNEMVEYITHSRDVVTEAIYPEAVTMFSVNLFRTLPPSSNPTGAEFDPEEDEPTLEAAWPHLQLVYEFFLRFLESPDFQPNIAKKYIDQKFVLALLDLFDSEDPRERDFLKTILHRIYGKFLGLRAYIRRQINHIFYRFIYETEHHNGIAELLEILGSIINGFALPLKEEHKMFLIRVLLPLHKVKSLSVYHPQLAYCVVQFLEKESSLTEPVIVGLLKFWPKTHSPKEVMFLNELEEILDVIEPSEFSKVMEPLFRQLAKCVSSPHFQVAERALYYWNNEYIMSLISDNAARVLPIMFPALYRNSKSHWNKTIHGLIYNALKLFMEMNQKLFDDCTQQYKAEKQKGRFRMKEREEMWQKIEELARLNPQYPMFRAPPPLPPVYSMETETPTAEDIQLLKRTVETEAVQMLKDIKKEKVLLRRKSELPQDVYTIKALEAHKRAEEFLTASQEAL, via the exons GCCCAGccgcagccccagccccagccccagccccaagcCCAGTCTCAGCCACCGTCGTCCAACAAGCGTCCCAGCAATAGCACGCCGCCCCCCACGCAGCTCAGCAAAATCAAGTACTCAGGGGGGCCCCAGATT GAGCGGGAGGAGCTGTTTATCCAGAAGCTACGCCAGTGCTGTGTCCTCTTTGACTTCGTGTCAGACCCACTCAGTGACCTCAAATTCAAGGAGGTGAAGCGGGCAGGACTCAACGAGATGGTGGAGTACATCACCCATAGCCGTGATGTTGTCACCGAGGCCATTTACCCTGAGGCTGTCACCATG TTTTCAGTGAACCTCTTCCGGACGCTGCCACCTTCGTCGAATCCCACAGGGGCTGAGTTTGACCCAGAGGAAGATGAGCCCACCCTGGAAGCTGCTTGGCCACATCTCCAG CTCGTGTATGAGTTCTTCTTACGTTTCCTTGAGTCTCCTGATTTCCAGCCAAACATAGCCAAGAAGTACATCGACCAGAAGTTTGTACTTGCT CTCCTAGACCTATTTGACAGTGAGGATCCTCGAGAGCGGGACTTCCTCAAGACCATTTTGCATCGCATCTATGGCAAGTTTTTGGGGCTCCGGGCTTATATCCGTAGGCAGATCAACCACATCTTCTACAG GTTCATCTATGAGACGGAGCATCACAACGGGATTGCTGAGCTCCTGGAGATCCTGGGGAG CATCATCAATGGCTTTGCCCTGCCCCTTAAAGAAGAGCACAAGATGTTCCTCATCCGtgtcctgcttccccttcacaaGGTCAAGTCCCTGAGTGTCTACCACCCTCAG CTGGCATACTGTGTGGTACAATTCCTGGAGAAGGAGAGCAGTCTGACTGAGCCG gtaattgtgggacttctcaAGTTTTGGCCCAAGACCCACAGCCCCAAGGAGGTGATGTTCTTGAATGAGCTGGAGGAGATTCTGGACGTCATTGAACCTTCCGAGTTCAGCAAAGTGATGGAACCCCTCTTCCGCCAGCTGGCCAAGTGTGTCTCTAGCCCCCATTTCCAG GTGGCAGAGCGTGCTCTCTATTACTGGAACAATGAGTACATCATGAGCCTGATAAGTGACAATGCTGCCCGAGTCCTCCCCATCATGTTCCCTGCACTCTACAGGAACTCCAAGAGCCACTGGAACAA GACAATCCATGGACTGATCTACAATGCCCTGAAGCTGTTTATGGAAATGAATCAGAAGCTGTTTGATGACTGCACACAACAATACAAGGCAGAGAAGCAGAA GGGCCGGTTCCGaatgaaggaaagggaagagatgtGGCAAAAGATTGAGGAGCTGGCCCGGCTCAACCCCCAG TATCCCATGTTCCGAGCCCCTCCACCACTGCCCCCTGTGTACTCGATGGAGACAGAGACCCCCACAGCTGAGGACATCCAGCTTCTGAAGAggactgtggagactgaggctgtTCAG ATGCTAAAAGACATCAAGAAGGAGAAAGTGCTGCTGAGGAGGAAGTCGGAGCTGCCCCAGGACGTGTACACCATCAAGGCACTGGAGGCGCACAAGCGGGCGGAAGAGTTCCTAACTGCCAGCCAGGAGGCTCTCTGA
- the KLHDC3 gene encoding kelch domain-containing protein 3 isoform X1 yields the protein MLRWTVHLEGGPRRVNHAAVAVGHRVYSFGGYCSGEDYETLRQIDVHIFNAVSLRWTKLPPVKSAIRGQAPVVPYMRYGHSTVLIDDTVLLWGGRNDTEGACNVLYAFDVNTHKWFTPRVSGTVPGARDGHSACVLGKIMYIFGGYEQQADCFSNDIHKLDTSTMTWTLICTKGNPARWRDFHSATMLGSHMYVFGGRADRFGPFHSNNEIYCNRIRVFDTRTEAWLDCPPTPVLPEGRRSHSAFGYNGELYIFGGYNARLNRHFHDLWKFNPGSFTWKKIEPKGKGPCPRRRQCCCIVGDKIVLFGGTSPSPEEGLGDEFDLIDHSDLHILDFSPSLKTLCKLAVIQYNLDQSCLPHDIRWELNAMTTNSNISRPIVSSHG from the exons ATGTTACGGTGGACAGTGCACCTGGAGGGCGGGCCCCGCAGGGTGAACCATGCTGCAGTGGCTGTCGGGCATCGGGTATACTCCTTCGGGGGTTACTGCTCTGGTGAAGACTATGAGACACTGCGTCAGATAGATGTGCACATTTTCAATGCAG TGTCCTTGCGTTGGACAAAGCTGCCCCCGGTGAAGTCTGCCATCCGTGGGCAAGCTCCTGTGGTACCCTACATGCGCTATGGACACTCAACCGTTCTCATCGACGACACAGTCCTCCTTTGGGGCGGACGGAATGACACTGAAGGGGCCTGCAATGTGCTCTATGCCTTTGACGTCA ATACTCACAAGTGGTTCACACCCCGAGTGTCAGGGACAGTTCCTGGGGCCCGGGATGGACATTCAGCCTGTGTCCTAGGCAAGATCATGTACATTTTCGGGGGCTACGAGCAGCAG GCGGATTGCTTTTCCAATGACATTCACAAGCTAGATACCAGCACCATGACGTGGACTCTTATCTGTACAAAG GGCAATCCTGCACGCTGGAGGGACTTTCACTCAGCCACAATGCTGGGAAGTCACATGTATGTCTTTGGGGGCCGTGCTGACCGCTTTGGGCCATTCCATTCCAACAATGAGATTTACTGCAACCGCATTCGAGTCTTTGACACCAGAACTGAGGCTTGGCTGGACTGTCCCCCGACTCCAGTGCTGCCTGAGGGGCGCCGGAGCCACTCGGCCT tTGGCTACAATGGGGAGCTGTACATCTTTGGTGGCTATAATGCAAGGCTGAACCGGCACTTCCACGACCTCTGGAAGTTTAATCCTG GGTCCTTTACCTGGAAAAAGATTGAACCGAAGGGGAAGGGGCCATGTCCCCGCCGGCGCCAGTGCTGCTGTATTGTTGGTGACAAGATTGTCCTCTTTGGGGGTACCAG TCCATCTCCTGAGGAAGGCCTAGGAGATGAATTTGACCTTATAGATCATTCTGACTTACATATTTTGGACTTTA GCCCTAGTCTGAAGACTCTGTGCAAACTGGCCGTGATTCAATATAACCTAGACCAGTCCTGTTTGCCTCATGATATCAG GTGGGAGCTGAATGCCATGACCACCAACAGCAATATCAGTCGCCCCATCGTGTCCTCCCATGGGTAG